The Branchiostoma floridae strain S238N-H82 chromosome 12, Bfl_VNyyK, whole genome shotgun sequence genome segment AGAAGCCCTAGTATTTCATTATATTCATCAAGACGTGAGAGTCTTGAACTAAACGTTTGTGTATCGAAGTACCGTGAGTGGAATAATGCAAACCGCTAGAGTGGCGCTAGGCGTCGCCTTGCGGGTCTGTCCCAGAACTGCAGTGTCCACATACACTAGACCAGCCGCAGGTAAGGATGGCTAGATGTTCCTTTGTTTTCCAACTTTAGACATTTCTCCTGGGTGGAGTTTTGtacaactctccaagcagatgttcgacGGCGGCTTACACAGTTGGAACGTCTTATTATGTGTTTTTATCGAGATACACCAAAAGACCAATGAGAGAAATGTACTCAATTATTCATACAGAATATGTTCCCTAATTTCTGTTAGTTGAATATGTATATCATGGAAAATTTTCTACGAATAattcatatatatttttattccCCCGGTCCCTAGATCTACAACTGTTTTAGGAAGCAAAAACAAGTTGAACCTgaacatataatatataaattTAGTAGATATTAGTCTCTGTAGatatagtactagtaatacattaCGACTTGGATATGTAGACCCTAAAGATGTGGACACTGAACAGGGAATAACTGGGACCAATGTCACTGGAGGCTTCGTACGCGTCTTTCCTTTTTATTCCTTTCTGACAATTTTTTCTCATCACTTTGCGACCCAGCTATGGTTCTTGTGCACACTTCACCACCGCACCCTAGCGGTTCCCAGCAGAACTGCCTCCGTCCGGACATGCCGTACAAGACCGGCCATGCGGACTGGAGCGGTCTGGACCTGGGGCTCTTCATCGGGGCGGGCGTCCTTGTCACTGCCGGGCTGTATGAGGTGAGAACTTCTGTACTTTTTGAACTCTCAAATTAAAAACTAACTAATGAAGACTGTTCTAGAACGGCGTCCTGTGTAGCTTTTTGTGACCTATAAAAGGTCATCAATGATTGTATTATGCATGGTGATTTTTCTATTTATCAAAATTGTAAGGATGATtgatcatatgtaaaaaaaagtcttaCTTGACAAAACATTCAAAGTTTCCTTCGTCATGGAATCTtattggtcaggaaggttgaacttAACACAAGTAGTGTGGCATTGTTTACAGATTCTTCTTGAACGTCGACATACTATAAAATTGATAgaattttctgttttcatttgcTTTTAAATGTGCGGCATTTGATCATtgtgcagctgctttgtacgatttataaTAGGGTCGACTCTTTCCGTACTAGTAATACTTCATATTATATTATCAAAAGTCAAATTTTGTTCATAAGTCGAGATTATTAGGTCTAATAATAGCTATAATACACACCTTTCTTTCAATATCAAACaccttgttttgtttgttattcatCAGCATAAAAGGGCCCAGGCCACGCACACACCGTCCGAAGTACCACCTGTCCAAGGTGTTCAGCAAGTCCCGTCAGTCAACAGTCAGTACACGGGCCTGAACCTGGTACCGCTGGCGCCGCACGCCCCGGCCGGGGTGCTGTGCAGGAGCTCCGCCTTTCCTCTCGGCAAGAACGACAGGGCCGACACGAAAGTAGCCTGGAGCGAGGCTAGTGGAGGTGACAAGAAAGACCAGCAAGTCTTCGCCCAGTTTGGCAGGCCTGCTGAAACAAACGAGGAGACAACCTCCACCGAGGAGATCAACAAGTGCCCACGGGATGTCTCGGACGAGACGCCGACGGCTGTCGGTCCCGTGAAGATGCGCGACAAGGCGCTGTCCACTGCGGAAGACGTCCGTACAGCTTCCACTGAGAGCAAGAAGACGTCTGAAGACGCAGTAGATGGAGAGGACCACAAGGAGTTGTTCAACGATGCTGTGAACAAGAGAGGTGAGCAACCGAATTCTTTCGTCTCTGTAGAACTACGCTATATTTGTCAACTTGTAgaattaacgttaacgttacattgaatGGGGAGGGCTAGCAACCAACTCTTCCTGTGAAATATAACTGAACTCCTGTCCGTCTAGGATCCAAAACTCGAAGTAGCTGTTTCTTATTCCTTAGTAGACTGGCCGGTTTTGAAGTCGGTATGTTTACAACTTGGTTTGTCTTTTGTCTAGGCACACCACAGTCCCTGCCCCACACAAAGACAAGGGCCGACCACAACGAAGCAGACGTGTCGTCTGAAAATGACGTCACCGTGTGTGATGATGACCAGGGGCCGGTCAGAGAGCTGATGACGTCCAACTCTGACATCAGCGACCAGAAGTCACCTTCCGCGTGTCCTCTTGGAGGGGGCCAAGTCTCCGAGCGGAACGCCGGGAAGGACCACGACTTCTGTGGGGATGACATCACCTCTGACGTCACCTCTGACGTTAAGAACACCTGCAGCCTGCCAGATCCCACCGACGgagaaaacgcgggaaatgacgtcatcgacagGTGGGGAGAGACAAGCCCTCGGCGCGCTGACTTCACAGAGGCAGAAATCATCACGGTCACGGCATGTCCCGTTCGGCACGAGCTTAGCGCTGCTACACGAGAGGTGATCGGATCCACGCCACACGTCACAGACAAGACGGACACTGAGATCAGCTCGGAACAGTTCCTGTCCGAGGGACATTTGTGAGTCTATGTTCATTTTATCACAATGCTAGTATGTAAAGTAGTACAACATTTGAGAGAAGAATCATATTTAATCTTGTTACTGTAcgtattttgaaatattttacatttttttgtgtatcataaattctaaacaatgacagCAAGAGTGATTCAAAGTCTGGTAAGATATCCTAAAGTGCTTACCTTACTGAACCAAGTCTGTTTGCAACAAATCATTGCGACAACTCTAGTTTCCTCCcatttttgcactttttttttaattcaagaaAAAGGCCGTTTCATGCGACATACTGGCACCCATCGGTCGATATGATTGACGCCTGTCAGCAATGTTAGCGAATGTTTTTCGGAAACAGCCATGACCCAATAAGATCCCGCTTAACCATTCACCTTTACTACAGTGACTCCGAGAGCGGCGGCCACCTGTCCCAGCACGAACCCGTGAGTCCCCGGCTGCAGAGGAAGCTGAGATGTGCCGTGCTCTACGCTGATTGGCGGGAAGACAGCCAGTTCTGTCAAAGAGATGACATCACGACCAACCAGAGGGTTCGTTTCTCCTGGTTCGGGCAAGAGGATGACGACGaccttgatgacgtcactgAGGTGAAGGTCTACTGCGCGGTTCTCAAAGGCGTGTGGAGAGAAGAGTGCGGATTGGTGGAGAATCAGGTGACCAGTATGACAGGTGGTGATGACGACATGGAGTCATACTACCCTGGACACGGGCGCAGGAACGGCATCCAGTCTGGGAACGAGAACTGGGTCTAAAGGGACTTATCGACTCTTTAAAAAATTTAATCTAATTCTAATCAATTGTTTGTATCATGTCTTATTTTTaaggaaatgataaaaaaagaatttaaaaagtAAGCACTCCGATCTGTAACACAAACTATACAAAGCACATGTACAAGTCAGTAGGGCAACCACTATGACACTTAATATATATGAGCAAGTGACAGCGAGTCATACATTTCACATTGGCTTTCAGCTCAAAACCACACCTTCCCTTTTAAGTCGTTATGCAAAACGCTACTTCATTGAAAGTTAGTATCcttaaaaaaatggaaaatgatATGTCGTGGAAAAAGGGCGGACTTATAGTAAAAAGTTTCCTGCTGTCCGCTTGTCGAAGATTTGTATATACATTACCACCTCCTAACTCTTGTATAGACTTTGAAGATAGATTGACGATGATTATGAAAACAAAGACGCTTTTGATATTTATCGCACACAGTTTTAATAGTATCGGAACTCAATAAAGTATTTGTCACTACATGGATAGCTTTTGTCTGCAAAAGTTCTTTTGTCTTTGTGTTCGTTGCACCGTTGATAGTTTCACCGTAGTTTCTGTCAAACCAATtccttgcagttttgaagggaatgtaaCTTCAGCTTGTCGATGCCCTACAAAAGTATAAACTCCAAAACAGCTTGTAGACTTCATGCTTGTGGACGCACCAATACCCCTTGCAGTCAAAGCGGTTCTTTTGATTTgtccaaccttcctgaccacagTATGAGAGGTGGTGATGATTTCATAATTAAGGCAACGTTTTTTAggccaaacatttttttatccGCACGCTCTCAGAGGACGTCATCcagataatcaaatcaacgtgatCGAAGGTCACATGACTACATtaacctcactagtgtcacttctataagtacaatcaaggctatcaaatgatgtttattttttaattttggTACTTTTTCGTCATGTTCACCATGTTGTTGGGTTTCAAAATctggcgaaaattaatgagtgcCCTGATGTCATCTTTACAATTCACGTGCTGTAGCCTTAATGTGTTGACACACCAATatacacaaagtacaaacattAATGCTACCTTCTTGGAGAAGGCCATTCGTGCAAAGCAAAGAAAAGGGAAATACGGATCAGATAACAATTCCAAATGAAGACACTAAATTATGTACAACGTTTCAAtagtaaacttttattttctcttCAGTTCAACTCTCGTTTGAGGCATTTGTTGTTTTGATACCGAGacatatacttttttttttacaaatagcAGTTGTTTTCCCTTTTGTTGCAGTAGTGGCGAAATAttggacattctgaaacatggggcatttcaaaaacttacaaaaaaacttacaaacCAGTGGGTTATCGatttaaatacatcattgtgttttcataacagtctgccttcagtggctacgagtaaaatcttaggtttggaaatgccccatgtttcacaatgtccaatttcttgccatgtatattttgttgtttttattcaacTGTGCTTATGTTATGTAATTATGATAAAATTGTACTGGCAAAACAAGACGGAAATTTTACAAGGTTCACTCGGGGGAAAATCGTGGTTTATGAAAACAGATCACTTTGCTGCAGAAAGAGCGATAATGGCGTGATACTTTGTACAATACCATCTATCTATTCGTTCGTTATGTTACTTCGGTACGCATATCGGCACTAAAGCTACCGCCTCAGGTGCACctgtgcccgtcagggatgtagcccctgtcgggctccgaagccacaaatttttCCCGGTGGACTGCTAGATACTGAGGGGGCACTCCCAATGATAGGTCCCGGCGTCCACTGGGAATGATTTTGATTCCGACTTAAAAGAAACCCGGGCCCGGCCGTACTCAAATATATACCGAGTGCCGTAGGGTATCCCACGGGGCTACGTAGGGTTCACGCTCGAATGTACAAATACAGCACATGGACTGGCCTGCAGTCccccttaggcttaggtcacatttcaaaaccggggcccggccgggatgttttaagaaacgaaaaattacaatgtatacctagaaatatacacaaatcatgcccatgaatcttaagttgacattttgtgtatcttgATGCATTTCATATTATTAtttttgctcccgaaagctgcccggccgggccccggtttggaaatgtgacgttagccttattAGGGTCTTAGTGAATTGATTAATTGAACAGATATACAAAGAGCTATACAAACAAAAGTCCAActgaaaaataagaaagaaGTGGAATGCCTTACAATATCATACAGCAAAAGCAAATGCAACCAACATCATGTCAACCTTGGAAACAAGATGAGATAGTTACATGGTATAAAATAATGGAATTACCGCATATTCGTTTAGAGAATAAATATAATGGTAGAAAATCTCACCGTCTTGCCATCCCGTGTTCTCGGGAATTTGTAACCTATTCAGTTGAACACAcgcaaatcaaaatcaaaaacttaacatgtacaatgtaattcagACGAAGattcatatatatatgcatTGAAGGAGCATGACAGTAATAAAATGGTCCTatttacaatgttttaaaaCGTTATCtcaaacacaaaacatacaaaatatggtaCTTTCTACATCGAATATCTATTATTAACTGGTAGTGGAAGAACTTACTTCTCTTTGCAATTAACTTATACTCGTCCAGACGATAGTGCAAATACGTTATATATATCAACAGTATGTCACTTTACAAGTAGAAGTTTTGCATCTGAATTTAGGTCCCACATTTTACAAATATTACACCAAAGGGTGGCTAGAATTTACAAGTACATAGTGTACAGTTGGATGTCATGCGGAGTAGGTGCTGAAAATGCTTACTATTTTTGAAACAGCGGAATAATGTTCAATTATAGATAATATCAGCAAATGAGAAAATAATTCGCTTTGTCGAGTATTTTGAGAGTTAATTGACTACTTGGTGAGGGGAGTAAAAGAAGCTATCCCTAACTAGACCGGGTGACTTTCATTGGACCGGGACGATACCGACTTTCAaccacctttgacccgttgTACACGTCACACTCCTAGAAGGTCACGTGTTCGGAGCACCGAGTAATCAGATCATGAAGAAGATCTGG includes the following:
- the LOC118427101 gene encoding uncharacterized protein LOC118427101, with the translated sequence MQTARVALGVALRVCPRTAVSTYTRPAAAMVLVHTSPPHPSGSQQNCLRPDMPYKTGHADWSGLDLGLFIGAGVLVTAGLYEHKRAQATHTPSEVPPVQGVQQVPSVNSQYTGLNLVPLAPHAPAGVLCRSSAFPLGKNDRADTKVAWSEASGGDKKDQQVFAQFGRPAETNEETTSTEEINKCPRDVSDETPTAVGPVKMRDKALSTAEDVRTASTESKKTSEDAVDGEDHKELFNDAVNKRGEQPNSFVSAHHSPCPTQRQGPTTTKQTCRLKMTSPCVMMTRGRSES